Within Paenibacillus sp. RUD330, the genomic segment TCTCCAGTGGCTCCCGTCGCTCCGGTCGCTCCGGCGATGCCCGGATCCCCAGTGACCCCGGTCGCGCCAGTCGCCCCGGTAACGCCCGGATCTCCAGTGGCACCGGTCGCGCCAGTCGCCCCAGTCGCCCCGGTAACGCCCGGATCTCCAGTGGCTCCCGTCGCGCCAGTGTCCCCGGTAACGCCCGGATCTCCAGTGACCCCGGTCGCGCCAGTCGCGCCGGTCGCCCCGGTAACGCCAGGATCTCCAGTGACCCCGGTCGCGCCGGTCGCCCCGGTAACGCCTGGATCTCCAGTGGCTCCCGTCGCTCCGGTCGCTCCGGCGATGCCCGGATCTCCAGTGGCCCCGGTCGCGCCAGTGTCCCCGGTAACGCCCGGATCTCCAGTGACCCCGGTCGCGCCTGTCGCCCCAGTCGCCCCGGTAACGCCCGGATCTCCAGTGGCTCCCGTCGCGCCAGTGTCCCCGGTAACGCCCGGATCTCCAGTGACCCCGGTCGCGCCAGTCGCGCCGGTCGCCCCGGTAACGCCAGGATCTCCAGTGACCCCGGTCGCGCCGGTCGCCCCGGTAACGCCTGGATCTCCAGTGGCTCCCGTCGCTCCGGTCGCCCCGGCGATGCCCGGATCCCCAGTGGCTCCCGTCGCGCCAGTGTCCCCGGTCGCCCCGGCGATGCCCGGATCCCCAGTGGCTCCCGTCGCGCCAGTGTCCCCGGTAACGCCCGGATCTCCAGTGGCTCCCGTCGCTCCGGTCGCCCCGGCGATGCCCGGATCCCCAGTGACTCCGGTCGCGCCAGTGACGCCCGGATCTCCGTTGGCACCTGTCGGACCGTCAGCGCCGGTCAATCCGGGGACGCCTGCTGGTCCCGCAGGCCCCACAGGTCCCATCGGCCCTAGCGGCCCTGTCGGTCCAGTCGGTCCCGGCAAACCTTTGATCAGCTCCGCGGAATGGAGGTGCATGAGGGATTCATCCGAGGAATTTAATGCTTCCAACAAAATATCGAGCTTGTATTGCAAGTGCATATCCCTGAAAGCCAGCTTCTGCAAATCTGCTTTCAAGTGGTCGTTGGCGGCAAGAATGTCTTGAAGAGACGAGGAGGGGTTTTTCAATACCTGATCGAGTTGTTTTCCTTGATGGTCCAAATATCGGCTCGATCGAAGCTCCTCGATTGATACCTCCGACAGCAATCGGGCGAGTTCATCGATCCATTTGTCCTTGTCATGGGAATCCCGCAACCAGATGCCTCCTCTCCAGCTTTGCAGACAGGCTTGTTCATGGATCAGCCTTGTATCTACTCTATGCGCAGGAGCCCAGAAAGGTTATCGGCTGACAGGCATGGTGATGATTTTTTTCGGATGCGAATAGATTTACTCGAGGAAGCTTGGGGAATTTCCGTTCCAGGAGAGGAGAGGGATGGCATGATCACGATCAGCCTGTGCATGATTGTTCGGGACGAAGAGGAGACTCTGGGGAGAGTTCTGGACGGCGTCAAGGATATCGTGGACGAAATCATCATCGCGGATACGGGTTCTGTCGACGGAACGAAGGAGCTGGCGGCATCTTACGATCGATGCCGAGTCGTTGATTTCGAGTGGATCGACGATTTCGCGGCCGCGCGCAATTTCTCGTTTTCGCAAGCCAGCATGGACTACATTCTATGGCTGGATGCGGATGACTGGTTCCGGGAAGAAGACAGGCAGGGGCTGCTGCGCTTGAAAAATACACTGGACCCATCCTATGAACGGGTGACCATGCCCTATAATCTTGCTTACGATTCCGCCGGCAACGCGATATCGAGCCTTCGGCGCAACCGGCTTGTGCGGAGGGACCGGGGGTTCAAGTGGATCGGCCCCGTCCACGAATATCTGGAGGCATGGGGCCAAGCATTGGACAGCGACGTCTGCGTCTCGCATGGGAAGGAAAAGGAATATTCGGACCGCAATTTGCGCATTTACCGCAACCGGCAGCAGGCCGGCGAAGATTTTTCCGTAAGGGATCTCTATTACTTTGCGAACGAATTGAAGGACCACGCGTTCTACGACGAGGCGGCGCTCTACTATGAGCAGATGCTTCGCACGGGACAGGGGTGGATCGAGGACAACATTCAGGCATGCCTGAAGCTGGCGGACTGTTACGGTCAGTTGGGGCATAAGGATCTGCAGCTGCAAGCCGCGCTGAGGTCGCTTTGTTACGACAAGCCCCGGCCGGAATCCAGCTGCGCGATCGGCAACGGCTTGTTTGAAAGGGAGTTGTACGAGGCCGCTCTCTATTGGTACGGGCTTGCTGCCGCCATGGAGCCCCCCGTTACGATGGGGATGACGAACCGCACCGCGTCTACCTGGTACCCCCATCTGCAAATGTGCCTTTGCCTCGATCGGCTGGGTAGATTCAGGGAGGCATTCGAGCATAATGAACAAGCGCTCGC encodes:
- a CDS encoding glycosyltransferase encodes the protein MITISLCMIVRDEEETLGRVLDGVKDIVDEIIIADTGSVDGTKELAASYDRCRVVDFEWIDDFAAARNFSFSQASMDYILWLDADDWFREEDRQGLLRLKNTLDPSYERVTMPYNLAYDSAGNAISSLRRNRLVRRDRGFKWIGPVHEYLEAWGQALDSDVCVSHGKEKEYSDRNLRIYRNRQQAGEDFSVRDLYYFANELKDHAFYDEAALYYEQMLRTGQGWIEDNIQACLKLADCYGQLGHKDLQLQAALRSLCYDKPRPESSCAIGNGLFERELYEAALYWYGLAAAMEPPVTMGMTNRTASTWYPHLQMCLCLDRLGRFREAFEHNEQALAFHPDHPSMLHNREYFRSSHGMVPDAGVPAAVEG